Part of the Coriobacteriia bacterium genome is shown below.
GGCGCGCCGGCATCCAGCGGATGCACTGCATGCGCCGCTGATGCCGGCGCCGACCCGCGGGTTGCGCGCGTGCGCGAGCTGCTCGCGGCGAAGAACGTGCTGCTTGCGCCGATGGCGGGCGTGACGGAAGCTCCCTTTCGAGGCATCTGCAAGCGCTTCGGTGCGGGCCTGACCTACACCGAGATGGTCAGCGCCACCGGTCTGCACCACAGCCCCGATTCGCCGACCGCCCGCAAGCTCTTGTCGTATCACCCGGCCGAGGTTCCCTACGGTGTGCAGCTGTTCGGTGCGGACCCGACGATGATGGCCGAGCAGGCAGCAGCGATCCTCGCGCGCTATCCGGACACCGTGGCGCTCGTCGACATCAACATGGGCTGTCCGGTGGCCAAAGTCGCCAACAAGGGCGAGGGCGCAGGGCTCATGCGGACGCCGGAGCGTGCCGCGGAAGTCGTGGCTGCCGTGGTGGCCGCGGTTGACGTGCCCGTCACGGTGAAGTTCCGGAAGGGTTTCGGCCCTGAGGACGACACCGCCGTCGAGTTCGCGCTGGCGATGGAGGACGCGGGCGTTGCCGCGGTTGCGGTTCACGGGCGTACACGTGCCC
Proteins encoded:
- the dusB gene encoding tRNA dihydrouridine synthase DusB, encoding MPTFGGIGAPASSGCTACAADAGADPRVARVRELLAAKNVLLAPMAGVTEAPFRGICKRFGAGLTYTEMVSATGLHHSPDSPTARKLLSYHPAEVPYGVQLFGADPTMMAEQAAAILARYPDTVALVDINMGCPVAKVANKGEGAGLMRTPERAAEVVAAVVAAVDVPVTVKFRKGFGPEDDTAVEFALAMEDAGVAAVAVHGRTRAQFYHGEADWDVIARVKAALTVPVIGSGDVLTAAAAKAMLDETGCDAVMAARGAQGNPWIFREARALIDHGETLPPPTWYERIEMAREHAAALVEFSGERAVVRMRKHVAWYIHGMPGASHVREKVNACRSHAELDRLLTEYRAYLEGL